One Desulfovibrio fairfieldensis genomic window carries:
- a CDS encoding sigma 54-interacting transcriptional regulator, translating to MRVFGSVTGGSSVETALFFANRSLAGRMLMLGLPLLALVLALIFFATGRSIENIVNRAITRNARLQAQAMSLALEQTLVETRNQLLILAAGSMDRQEMVRRLKFRSRADGLRYREVAFMGLTPENRYLLLNYGGEIIAVPPHVALDAPAGPFHNISPGQKSGNVNVGQPLEVTYSMVPIDKSLQSLAFYVLRFSTPIYDAAGNFQGILILSLDLKALRDTMSLFSSPDAPINGGEETRVRSLFFDRDGWMLFQSESLDADSGESLLSSDAVRAGFRGDFGRPGFSPAFRPGPEHINYWTMVAEVQAGRSGQLSLSGTGPVWNTGQNRVEGVSYAPVTFMSGPEGPRVVVGGLGMLDSSFTSTRTGMQLLSIYSLCFLGGTLLLGLSLWWLAHSTGKSLNRLSGELRNRNEHDSADALNLPPMPLELERIKRNVNILLARLRRAKADQISQAAEQNAQQQREPVEDLPDPADLPVRGLVGTSLPMQTLYGQIQKASQVLADVLIVGETGTGKELVSESIHRLSDRADGPFITINCGALDEALLMDTLFGHVKGAFTEAKQARKGAFLAAEGGTLMLDEVGNAAPKVQQALLRALSTRRIRPLGADHDVPFDTRIIAATNAELRGDGQDGSFRDDLYYRLAVITIQTPPLRRRKEDIPALMVHFMAEAVATREQGMPRTIPKISRGALEKIMRHHWPGNVRELKNTLTRALTFCDEDLILAENIQLDPGVQYEARHGADPAASAGEQPGDTAPERTQDGERDKSRDAAARPAPNQDKITAGPPVAPDPEQLNHRQRELLPRLAALGSVSRQEYQNLAGEGISMRTAQYDLQQMVRLGLMRKEGRGPAQRYVIVQPGGYVPADKGRS from the coding sequence ATGCGCGTTTTTGGCTCCGTCACCGGTGGAAGCTCCGTGGAAACCGCCCTTTTTTTTGCGAATCGCAGCCTCGCCGGCCGCATGCTGATGCTGGGGCTGCCCTTGCTGGCCCTGGTCCTGGCGCTTATCTTTTTCGCCACCGGGCGCAGCATCGAAAACATCGTCAATCGTGCAATAACGCGCAACGCGCGACTTCAGGCCCAGGCAATGAGCCTTGCGCTGGAGCAGACCCTGGTGGAAACGCGCAACCAGTTGCTGATCCTGGCCGCCGGCTCCATGGACCGGCAGGAGATGGTGCGCCGCCTCAAATTCCGCTCCCGGGCCGACGGCCTGCGCTATCGCGAAGTGGCCTTCATGGGCCTGACGCCGGAAAACCGCTATCTTCTCCTCAATTACGGCGGCGAAATCATTGCCGTGCCCCCCCACGTGGCTCTGGACGCCCCGGCGGGCCCCTTCCACAACATCAGTCCCGGCCAGAAATCCGGCAACGTCAACGTGGGCCAGCCGCTGGAAGTAACCTATTCCATGGTGCCCATCGACAAGTCGCTGCAAAGCCTGGCGTTTTATGTGCTGCGTTTTTCCACGCCCATTTACGACGCGGCGGGCAATTTTCAGGGCATTCTGATTCTTTCGCTGGATCTCAAGGCCCTGCGCGACACCATGTCGCTGTTTTCCTCGCCCGACGCACCCATCAACGGCGGCGAGGAAACCCGTGTGCGCAGCCTCTTTTTCGACCGGGACGGCTGGATGCTCTTCCAGTCCGAAAGCCTGGACGCGGATTCCGGCGAAAGCCTCTTGAGCTCCGACGCGGTACGGGCCGGTTTTCGCGGAGATTTCGGCCGCCCCGGCTTCAGCCCGGCCTTCCGGCCCGGCCCCGAGCATATCAACTACTGGACCATGGTAGCCGAGGTGCAGGCCGGCCGGTCCGGCCAGCTTTCCCTCTCGGGCACCGGACCGGTCTGGAATACCGGCCAGAATCGAGTGGAGGGCGTAAGCTACGCGCCGGTGACCTTCATGTCCGGACCGGAAGGGCCGCGTGTGGTGGTCGGCGGCCTCGGCATGCTGGACAGCAGCTTTACCTCCACGCGCACGGGCATGCAGTTGTTGAGCATTTATTCCCTGTGTTTTCTGGGCGGCACGCTGCTGTTGGGCCTGAGCCTCTGGTGGCTGGCCCACAGCACCGGCAAGAGCCTGAACAGGCTTTCCGGCGAGCTGCGCAACCGCAACGAGCACGACAGCGCCGACGCGCTCAATCTTCCCCCCATGCCGCTGGAACTGGAAAGAATCAAACGGAATGTGAACATTCTGCTCGCCAGGCTGCGCCGGGCCAAGGCCGACCAGATCTCCCAGGCGGCGGAACAGAACGCCCAACAGCAGAGGGAACCGGTGGAGGACCTACCCGATCCGGCGGATTTGCCGGTCCGCGGTCTGGTGGGCACCTCCCTGCCCATGCAGACCCTCTACGGCCAGATCCAGAAGGCCTCCCAGGTTCTGGCCGACGTGCTGATCGTGGGCGAGACGGGCACCGGCAAGGAACTGGTTTCCGAATCCATCCACCGCTTGAGCGACCGCGCCGACGGGCCTTTCATCACCATCAACTGCGGCGCGCTGGACGAGGCCCTGCTCATGGACACCCTGTTCGGGCACGTCAAGGGCGCGTTCACCGAAGCCAAGCAGGCGCGCAAGGGGGCTTTTCTGGCCGCCGAGGGCGGCACCCTGATGCTGGACGAGGTGGGCAACGCCGCGCCCAAAGTGCAGCAGGCCCTGCTCCGCGCCCTCTCCACCCGGCGCATCCGCCCCCTGGGCGCGGACCACGACGTGCCCTTCGACACCCGGATCATCGCCGCCACCAACGCCGAACTGCGCGGGGACGGGCAGGACGGCTCCTTCCGCGACGACCTTTACTACCGCCTGGCCGTCATCACCATCCAGACCCCGCCTCTGCGCCGGCGCAAGGAGGACATCCCGGCCCTGATGGTCCACTTCATGGCTGAAGCCGTCGCCACCCGCGAACAGGGCATGCCCCGGACCATTCCCAAAATCAGCCGGGGCGCGCTGGAAAAGATCATGCGCCATCACTGGCCCGGCAATGTGCGCGAACTGAAAAACACTCTGACCCGGGCCTTGACCTTTTGCGACGAGGACCTGATTCTGGCGGAAAACATCCAGCTTGATCCCGGCGTCCAGTACGAGGCCCGGCATGGAGCCGATCCGGCCGCCTCCGCCGGGGAACAGCCCGGCGACACCGCGCCGGAGAGAACACAGGACGGAGAACGGGACAAAAGCCGGGACGCGGCTGCCCGCCCCGCTCCGAATCAGGACAAGATCACGGCCGGGCCGCCTGTCGCGCCGGACCCG
- a CDS encoding DVU0150 family protein, producing the protein MKKMRRLWTWIMGCALMLPVLMPSLALAAKKKADVVIVADTRKLDGLLYWWAEMYNESHFFFAILTMIIIPILGCILGLLADVVMSRIGIDLKHRELAEK; encoded by the coding sequence ATGAAGAAAATGCGCAGGCTTTGGACCTGGATTATGGGCTGCGCGCTGATGCTGCCCGTACTTATGCCATCATTGGCTCTGGCGGCCAAGAAAAAGGCCGACGTGGTCATCGTGGCCGACACCCGCAAACTGGACGGCCTTCTGTACTGGTGGGCGGAGATGTATAATGAAAGCCACTTCTTCTTCGCTATTCTGACCATGATCATCATTCCGATTCTCGGTTGTATCCTCGGCCTTCTCGCCGACGTCGTCATGTCGCGCATCGGCATCGACCTCAAACACCGCGAACTGGCTGAAAAGTAG
- a CDS encoding sulfite exporter TauE/SafE family protein, protein MDWLYILMPISGVSIFWPGLVILGLGVGVIGGFFGLGGAWMVTPGLNILGFPMAFAIGTDVAQMAGKSLISTMRHGKFGNVDYALGLTMLVGTVVGVEIGAQMVMWLERIGSVDKVVRWLYVVLLVLLAWLVFHDVALRRKKEREAKAHKQELDKSAVGLDWATKLQAFKVPPVVHFKHANITCSAWLPIIVSLFTGWLAGILGIGGGLIRMPALVYLIGCPTHLAVGTDLFEVAISGLYGTASYAYKGRVELLAAIIMLCGAAIGAQIGTVATKYVKGYGIRIVFGLAVLGCLMSVVLKLLQAQFPVYGWILGPLATVEVLGFVSAISIYITIRMVQGAKAELAAKKQQAAGN, encoded by the coding sequence ATGGATTGGCTGTATATTTTGATGCCCATTTCCGGCGTGAGTATTTTCTGGCCCGGTCTGGTCATTCTTGGTTTGGGCGTCGGCGTCATCGGCGGCTTCTTCGGTCTGGGCGGCGCCTGGATGGTGACCCCCGGTCTGAATATTCTCGGCTTCCCCATGGCCTTCGCCATCGGCACCGACGTGGCGCAGATGGCCGGTAAATCTCTGATTTCCACCATGCGGCACGGCAAGTTCGGCAACGTGGACTACGCGCTGGGCCTGACCATGCTGGTCGGTACCGTCGTGGGCGTTGAAATCGGCGCCCAGATGGTCATGTGGCTTGAACGTATCGGCTCGGTGGACAAGGTCGTCCGCTGGCTGTACGTGGTGCTGCTTGTTCTGCTGGCCTGGCTGGTCTTCCATGACGTGGCCCTGCGCCGCAAGAAGGAGCGCGAAGCCAAGGCTCACAAGCAGGAACTGGACAAGAGCGCCGTGGGTCTGGACTGGGCCACCAAGCTCCAGGCCTTCAAGGTTCCTCCTGTCGTGCACTTCAAGCATGCCAACATCACCTGCTCGGCGTGGCTGCCTATCATCGTCAGCCTGTTCACCGGCTGGCTGGCCGGTATCCTGGGCATCGGCGGCGGTCTGATCCGCATGCCCGCTCTGGTGTATCTGATCGGCTGCCCGACCCATCTGGCCGTGGGCACGGACCTTTTCGAAGTGGCCATCTCCGGCCTGTACGGCACGGCGTCCTATGCGTATAAGGGCCGTGTCGAACTGCTGGCCGCCATCATCATGCTCTGCGGCGCGGCCATCGGCGCCCAGATCGGCACTGTCGCCACCAAGTACGTCAAGGGCTACGGCATCCGCATCGTGTTCGGCCTGGCCGTGCTCGGCTGCCTGATGTCCGTCGTGCTCAAGCTGCTCCAGGCCCAGTTCCCCGTGTACGGCTGGATCCTCGGACCCTTGGCTACTGTGGAAGTACTGGGCTTCGTGAGCGCCATCTCCATTTACATCACCATCCGGATGGTCCAGGGCGCCAAGGCGGAACTGGCGGCCAAGAAGCAACAAGCCGCCGGCAACTAG
- a CDS encoding DUF4881 domain-containing protein gives MKIRSLLLTLVLALSFALAACDFDGGVEQGRCVAFDPAAKTLTIVVDVTHDQSAPHYSGDVHTFKLPAEARDMGPAPTVGGRLMIELDKSALLLYDPDSKSIKELPVQFTDVEKNISAKHPKVAGKTFPVVDKEKQTVTVYSKRLQALVTFKVPVPALDLPPYVWTAGDEMRIAYRNADKGQAIRIMNVSKTNIFQK, from the coding sequence ATGAAAATACGTAGTTTGCTGCTTACGCTGGTCCTGGCCCTCTCCTTTGCTCTCGCGGCCTGCGACTTTGACGGCGGCGTGGAACAGGGCCGTTGTGTGGCCTTCGACCCGGCCGCGAAAACCCTGACCATCGTGGTGGACGTGACTCACGATCAGTCCGCGCCCCATTACAGCGGCGATGTGCATACCTTCAAGCTGCCCGCCGAAGCCCGCGACATGGGCCCGGCCCCCACTGTGGGCGGCCGCCTGATGATCGAACTGGATAAGTCCGCTCTGCTGCTCTATGACCCGGATTCCAAGAGCATCAAGGAACTGCCCGTGCAGTTCACGGACGTGGAGAAGAACATCAGCGCCAAGCATCCCAAGGTCGCGGGCAAGACCTTCCCCGTCGTGGACAAGGAAAAGCAGACCGTCACCGTGTACTCCAAGCGCCTGCAGGCTCTGGTCACCTTTAAGGTGCCTGTGCCCGCGCTGGATCTGCCCCCCTATGTCTGGACGGCCGGCGACGAAATGCGCATTGCCTACCGCAATGCCGACAAGGGCCAGGCCATCCGCATCATGAACGTGAGCAAGACCAACATCTTCCAGAAGTAA
- a CDS encoding YchJ family protein produces the protein MSQLCPCGSGLSLAECCGPCLDGAAWPSSAEALMRSRYSAYALGRYDWLVESTHPDFREGLSAEKLAEQGKDVRWLRLEMGRCEDDAPVGENGELYDIVEFRAFYELDGIPRQLGEKSFFRRKDDKIYYVDGVALRPTAYRRPDPKVGRNDPCPCGSGKKYKKCCGAAAE, from the coding sequence ATGTCCCAACTCTGTCCCTGCGGCAGCGGACTGTCTCTCGCGGAATGCTGCGGCCCCTGTCTTGACGGCGCGGCCTGGCCGTCCAGCGCCGAAGCCCTGATGCGTTCCCGCTATTCGGCCTATGCCCTGGGGCGTTATGACTGGCTGGTGGAGAGCACGCATCCTGATTTCCGGGAAGGACTCTCCGCGGAAAAACTGGCGGAGCAGGGCAAGGACGTGCGCTGGCTGCGTCTGGAAATGGGCCGGTGCGAGGATGACGCGCCTGTGGGCGAAAACGGCGAGCTTTACGATATCGTGGAGTTCCGCGCCTTTTATGAGCTGGACGGCATTCCCCGGCAATTGGGCGAGAAAAGTTTTTTCCGGCGCAAGGACGATAAAATTTATTATGTGGACGGCGTGGCCCTGCGTCCCACAGCCTACCGGCGGCCCGATCCAAAGGTGGGCCGCAATGACCCCTGTCCCTGCGGCAGCGGCAAAAAGTACAAGAAATGCTGCGGGGCGGCGGCTGAGTAA
- a CDS encoding two-component system sensor histidine kinase NtrB produces MSESNHVSPETCECRKQAAPAESALPLSYARTLSWLSLVVILLTSLGLSFFISNSARETLLTRQEDFARLLVENLNSQIFRRFALPTILASGRIALRQPTQYEHLDRVVQSVIQGLPVERLRIYDFSRLVAYSTKKEDVGRAGLSPPNLDDVLHGAAPKSEIISSIPAWQAPFRVPLREGTFVLRVLYPLRGEPLRPGEDAPVMGALELTQDITGDYEQVLAFQGIIVVMCLLSSVVLFGLLLMLIHRAERVLAERMHRNRLLENELHSNEKLAGMGRVIASIAHEIRNPLGIIRSSAELLQRRTDKADSGTARILGAIYDESVRLSQTVNDFLDYARPRQPRQDLVDVNLVLDQVMAFLEGELGRHGVAVERETEAGLFVHGDKDLLYRAFYNILINGQQAMDGPGIVRIRGALEHPAQESGPGRVRLEFLDSGPGFDPAVLSSLLDPFFTTKDGGTGLGLPIVQSIITSHGGQIELENGPEGGALVRVLLPAADIEAPEVQDE; encoded by the coding sequence ATGAGCGAATCAAACCATGTTTCGCCGGAAACCTGTGAATGCCGGAAACAGGCCGCGCCTGCGGAAAGCGCGCTGCCGCTGAGTTATGCCCGCACCCTGTCCTGGCTGTCGCTGGTGGTCATTCTGCTGACCAGCCTGGGGCTTTCGTTCTTCATTTCCAATTCGGCGCGCGAAACCCTGCTGACCCGTCAGGAGGATTTTGCGCGCCTGCTGGTGGAAAACCTCAACAGCCAGATTTTCCGGCGTTTCGCCCTGCCCACCATTCTGGCCAGCGGGCGTATCGCCCTGCGCCAGCCCACCCAGTATGAGCATCTGGACCGGGTGGTACAGTCCGTGATCCAGGGCCTGCCGGTGGAGCGGCTGCGCATCTATGATTTTTCGCGCCTGGTGGCCTATTCCACCAAGAAGGAGGATGTGGGCCGGGCGGGCCTGTCCCCGCCCAACCTGGACGACGTGCTGCACGGCGCGGCTCCCAAGTCGGAGATTATTTCCAGCATCCCGGCCTGGCAGGCTCCTTTCCGGGTGCCGTTGCGCGAGGGCACTTTTGTGTTGCGCGTGCTCTATCCCCTGCGCGGCGAGCCGCTGCGGCCGGGCGAGGATGCGCCGGTCATGGGCGCGTTGGAGCTGACCCAGGACATCACCGGCGACTATGAGCAGGTGCTGGCCTTTCAGGGCATCATTGTGGTGATGTGCCTTTTGTCCTCGGTGGTCCTGTTCGGGCTGCTGCTCATGCTCATCCACCGCGCCGAGCGGGTGCTGGCCGAGCGCATGCACAGGAACCGCCTGCTGGAAAACGAGCTGCACAGCAATGAAAAGCTCGCGGGCATGGGGCGGGTCATCGCCAGCATCGCGCACGAGATCCGCAATCCCCTGGGCATCATCCGTTCCAGCGCCGAACTGCTTCAGCGCCGCACGGACAAGGCCGATTCGGGCACGGCGCGCATTCTGGGAGCCATTTACGACGAATCCGTTCGCCTTTCCCAGACGGTCAATGATTTTCTGGACTACGCCCGGCCGCGCCAGCCCCGCCAGGATCTGGTGGATGTGAATCTGGTGCTGGACCAGGTGATGGCTTTTCTGGAAGGGGAATTGGGCCGCCACGGCGTGGCCGTGGAGCGTGAAACCGAAGCCGGTCTGTTTGTGCACGGGGACAAGGATTTGCTGTACCGGGCCTTTTACAATATCCTGATCAACGGCCAGCAGGCCATGGACGGGCCGGGCATCGTGCGCATTCGCGGCGCGTTGGAACATCCGGCGCAGGAAAGCGGGCCTGGCCGCGTGCGCCTGGAATTTCTGGATTCCGGGCCGGGTTTTGATCCCGCTGTTCTGTCCAGTCTGCTGGATCCTTTCTTTACCACCAAGGACGGCGGCACGGGCCTCGGCCTGCCCATCGTCCAGTCGATCATAACCAGTCACGGCGGCCAGATCGAGCTTGAGAACGGCCCCGAGGGCGGGGCGCTGGTACGGGTGCTGCTGCCCGCCGCCGATATTGAAGCGCCTGAGGTTCAAGATGAGTGA
- a CDS encoding sigma-54-dependent transcriptional regulator, translated as MSEKSHILVLDDEKNYLLVLQTLLEDEGYTVTAISDPETALAFLSESEVDVVVTDMKMPKVTGREVLQRVKKSWPYIPVLIMTAFGSIESAVEVMKYGAFDYITKPFSNDELLLSIHNAAELARAHRRYRLLQEVMEERYGVHKIVGRSRAIRDVLVMVDRAAPSRSTVLITGESGTGKELVARAIHYTSPRKDKPFVSVNCMALNPGVLESELFGHEKGSFTGAVAMRRGRFEQADGGTLFLDEIAELTPDLQVKLLRVLQERKFERVGGGEEIEVDIRVVAATNKDLAALVEKGTFRDDLYYRLNVVQVPLPPLRERREDIPLLVAHFVEKVVADNNMPSKTFSTEALNYLTGYEWPGNIRQLENVVESCLVLVPGSIIEVDNLPAEIRDEESQFKSAVDLLPVQLDLADTLEKIEAALIRRALVRADLVQVKAAEYLGISKSLLQYKLKKYGITGH; from the coding sequence ATGAGTGAAAAATCGCATATTCTGGTCCTGGACGATGAAAAAAATTACCTTCTGGTTCTTCAGACCCTGCTGGAGGACGAGGGATACACGGTCACGGCCATCAGCGACCCGGAAACCGCGCTGGCGTTTCTGAGCGAAAGCGAGGTGGATGTGGTGGTGACGGACATGAAAATGCCCAAGGTCACCGGCAGGGAGGTGCTGCAACGGGTCAAGAAGTCCTGGCCGTATATTCCGGTGCTGATCATGACGGCCTTCGGCTCCATCGAAAGCGCGGTGGAGGTCATGAAATACGGGGCCTTTGACTACATAACCAAGCCTTTTTCCAATGACGAGCTGCTGCTCTCCATCCACAATGCCGCGGAGCTCGCGCGCGCCCACCGCCGGTATCGCCTTCTGCAGGAAGTCATGGAAGAGCGCTACGGCGTGCATAAGATCGTGGGCCGCAGCCGGGCCATCCGCGATGTGCTGGTCATGGTGGACCGCGCCGCGCCCAGCCGCTCCACGGTGCTGATCACCGGCGAATCAGGCACGGGCAAGGAACTGGTGGCCCGGGCCATCCATTATACCAGCCCGCGCAAGGACAAGCCCTTTGTGTCCGTGAACTGCATGGCCCTGAACCCCGGCGTGCTCGAGAGCGAGCTTTTCGGCCATGAAAAAGGTTCCTTCACCGGCGCGGTGGCCATGCGCCGGGGCCGTTTTGAGCAGGCCGACGGCGGCACGCTTTTTCTGGACGAAATCGCCGAGCTGACGCCCGACCTGCAGGTCAAGTTGCTGCGCGTTCTGCAGGAACGGAAGTTCGAGCGTGTGGGCGGCGGCGAGGAGATCGAGGTGGACATCCGCGTGGTGGCGGCCACCAACAAGGACCTGGCGGCTCTGGTGGAGAAGGGCACCTTCCGCGACGATCTCTATTACCGGTTGAACGTGGTCCAGGTTCCCCTGCCGCCCCTGCGCGAGCGGCGGGAGGACATCCCCCTGCTGGTGGCCCATTTCGTGGAAAAGGTCGTGGCGGACAACAACATGCCCTCCAAGACCTTCAGCACCGAGGCCCTCAATTACCTGACCGGCTACGAATGGCCGGGCAACATCCGCCAGTTGGAAAACGTGGTGGAGAGCTGTCTGGTGCTGGTGCCGGGCTCGATCATCGAGGTGGACAACCTGCCCGCGGAAATCCGTGACGAGGAATCCCAGTTCAAGAGCGCCGTGGACCTGCTGCCCGTACAGCTGGATCTGGCCGACACCCTGGAAAAAATCGAGGCCGCGCTGATCCGCCGGGCCCTGGTGCGCGCCGATCTGGTGCAGGTCAAGGCGGCGGAGTATCTGGGCATTTCCAAAAGTCTTCTCCAGTACAAACTGAAAAAATACGGCATTACCGGGCATTAG
- a CDS encoding sensor domain-containing diguanylate cyclase, whose amino-acid sequence MDDDKKNMRGERDLRWLMEMCKEKDKELESVLSHAADGVGKFACDPSLTILYYNKGLATLVGTTRGKIEKEGFNSSLYVHPDDLAYVQESMAKSVASGQTFNMRYRLRHLSGRDIWVKTTGFFTKEFYQGIYPVIYLIFTDITELVTLNEKLAWANTQLELEANRYKVFAELVNESFFEYDIDTGQMVLFGGKRGGDQAEIAPPTRQNVDIFLTEFAQRRDFEDIELQLHATDGTLTWHAVRAGNIEKSNGRSLRIIGTIKNIQALKDAEACRENKERQLLMQSRCDPMTQLLNRSAMQQAIEDQINSQAAYMFSIIDIDDFKSINDNHGHVFGDEVLKYVADILRNACRSNDITGRLGGDEFVMLFRADFTREEADRRLISIIRRIREGVDTLSIEARVSVSIGAILVTRPGLSFLDVYRSADAALYEAKHKGKKTYSLSVY is encoded by the coding sequence GTGGACGACGATAAAAAAAACATGCGCGGCGAGCGGGATCTGAGATGGCTCATGGAAATGTGCAAGGAGAAGGACAAGGAGCTGGAGAGCGTTCTCAGCCATGCGGCGGACGGCGTCGGCAAATTTGCCTGTGATCCCTCCCTCACCATTCTGTACTACAATAAGGGGCTCGCGACGCTCGTCGGCACCACGCGCGGCAAAATTGAAAAGGAAGGCTTCAACAGCAGCCTCTATGTGCATCCGGATGACCTTGCCTATGTGCAGGAAAGCATGGCCAAGAGCGTCGCGTCAGGCCAGACCTTCAACATGCGTTACCGTCTCAGGCATTTGTCAGGCAGGGATATCTGGGTAAAGACGACGGGTTTTTTCACAAAGGAATTTTATCAAGGCATTTATCCCGTCATTTATCTGATTTTTACGGACATCACCGAATTGGTCACGCTCAACGAGAAACTTGCCTGGGCCAATACACAGCTTGAGCTCGAAGCCAATCGATATAAGGTCTTCGCGGAACTCGTGAATGAGTCGTTTTTTGAGTACGACATTGATACGGGTCAGATGGTATTGTTTGGCGGAAAGCGGGGTGGGGATCAGGCGGAAATCGCCCCGCCGACCCGGCAGAATGTGGATATTTTTCTGACCGAGTTCGCGCAGCGGCGGGATTTTGAGGACATTGAACTTCAGTTGCACGCCACGGACGGCACCCTGACATGGCATGCCGTACGAGCCGGCAATATCGAAAAGTCGAACGGGCGCTCTCTGCGCATCATCGGCACAATAAAAAATATTCAGGCCCTGAAAGACGCTGAGGCGTGCCGCGAAAACAAAGAACGCCAATTGCTCATGCAGTCCCGTTGCGACCCCATGACGCAACTGCTCAACCGCTCCGCCATGCAGCAGGCCATAGAGGACCAAATCAATTCGCAAGCCGCGTATATGTTCTCCATCATAGACATTGATGATTTTAAATCCATCAATGACAACCACGGGCATGTGTTCGGAGACGAAGTTCTGAAGTATGTGGCCGACATTCTTCGTAATGCATGCCGCTCCAACGATATCACGGGCAGGCTTGGCGGTGATGAGTTCGTCATGCTTTTTCGCGCCGATTTTACCAGGGAAGAGGCGGACCGCCGTTTGATATCCATTATCAGGCGGATCCGGGAAGGCGTCGATACTCTTTCCATTGAGGCCAGAGTGTCCGTAAGCATCGGCGCGATCCTCGTCACCAGGCCGGGCTTGTCGTTTCTGGACGTGTACCGCAGCGCGGATGCCGCCCTGTATGAGGCCAAACACAAAGGCAAGAAAACCTATTCCCTTTCCGTCTATTGA